The stretch of DNA CGCATCCCTCCCCCGCCCCACACTTACATTTGCTTTCAATGAAGTGATGCAAAATGCAAGATTTTCCAATCCCAGCACTTCCAATGATGAGAAACTTGAACAAATAATCTGCAAAGAACAAGAAGGGGCCATTGTGTTGTAAAAACATAAACGTAATTACGTCGCCAAAAGGGGGCTTGCAAGGGGGCAACTGCCCAAATCAACTCACCATAAGACTCGGACATTGTTGAGGAAACACTTGGAAACTTTATTTCGCACAATATTTTGCAGTAAACACTAAAAActacacttttttcttcacattccacttttgtgaatgagaaaaataataattttgacaGTCAATGAACAACTAGCGCCTCGtacggagaaaaaaaatacataggaAATTAACTTAGATCGTTTCTTTCACGGCACAGCTATATGATTttgttcaattaaattaattaaattatttattaatttacaaaacccattgagacagaaaaaaaaacttcaaagtaCAACAAGATCTTTATAGATATTCTGttttttccattcaatatATTCTTCCCGGACAAACATTACGAGGAGGCCTAAAGAACACCAATTTGTACCGCAAAAGGTGTCCAAATGAGCCATAAGTGGTAGAACTACTAAATTTATCGacctggaaaatttttagacGCAATTCACATCAAAATCTAAACAACGCGGAAAACGCCGGATACGAACTTCTTTGTTACCCAGACAATCTTGACAAGGAAGGTAATCATAACTTTGCCGTTTTGCTTCAAAAATGCTTCATACATTGGGGATTCATCCAGCTCTCCGAGGGACACAAATCAAATCACGTAAGTTTGGGAAAATCCACATTTCTCTGGGAAGAAGTTCAAGGAAATTGCTTTCTTTTTAGGAAGTCTCTGGCAGTggataaatataatttttaatactgTGGACAAAACACGCTTACGAAAGGTTGGACCTGATCGCTTGTGTGCCGAATGGGTGCTAAAGAATGGCGGTGCCGTAAGATTCTTGGAACATCCTAAAAATCTCTTTCGTGACTACAATATGCTACCACCGGATTTTAGGACAAAGCTCACACTGAAAGAAATTGATGCTACCAACAGTGCCATCATGACGGTTGGATTTGCTCACGTTGTGGGAtgcgagaaaattgataagatCATCATTACAAATTGCAAATACATCGATAATCGGGGATTCCATCACTTGACCTCCATCAATGATTCCCTGCGTTCCCTGGATATTACACAATGCACCAATATCTCAGATTCAGGACTCTTGCAGCTAAAGGGTTTGacgaaattgcaaaaattggtCATGAAAGATCTTCCAGGTGTAAAGGATCTTCCTGCTGTTGAAAAGGAACTGAGGCAGCACCTTAAAGACTGCCAATTTCAAACATCTCACACTTgacagaaaatcattttatatttacaattataagaaattttgaaactaGTCCTTATTTTTGTAGAGAACTCTTAAggatattaaaaagaaaactctcttACTATCTAAAATCTAAAacacactcttttttttcaaatcctttAACTGGGTGGTCGTTTGCCTTTGAATCCTTCTTGTGTTTTgatatttacaagaaaataataGCACACAAaaggaaatctttaaaaaaaattatcctatTACGTTAAAAAATCGATCGCTGTTATTTCTTTACTAAAAGGGAGGtggtttcatttttttttcttttgtaaaatataagTATTGCCCTAGTTAATTTGCAACTTACATTCTAAGCTTCATCCAAAGTAAATTCAtccttaaataaaaactttcctTAATCCTTatcttaataaattatcatttcttttttttgcgtttAATCTCTTCCACCttttaaatgatatttatgagaaaaatattacacTAAATTGTCTTATTTatacattatttaaaaaaactacTTTCTATTATTCgtgtgacaaaaaaatcatttaaagccaaggccggatcaaaaataaaaaaaatgcaaagtacACAAAATCCTTACTggctaaaaataattctctcaGTGAgtttttattctctaaaattaaaattctgctTTTCATGTTGAGcctcaaatatttgaaaatgttttcttattgaaaaaaatattatttgtctaatttttgaaataaaattgaaagcgCCAATCCGACCCCGATCCAATTTAGccaaaaaaaccaacaaattaatttctcttaattttaagagaaGCACGAGAGACTTAATttatgttaagaaaaaaaaatatctcgtgactgtaaaattaaaaattactgaagggttaataaaaaaaactgaaaaatattgttagtgttagagagaaaaaaatataaagagaacaaaattaattgttaattgTCATTcaattattcgattttttcttttttttccttttcgtttaatatttaattaatgtatttaaaaaaattttgtactCTTCATGGCACTCAACTTCTTTACGCGGATTTATGCGATTTTTCACCCCGTTTCGTTTTTCTTCCTTTGCTTtcatcattaaataaattccttatttAAAAACTTGTGAATTGTGTTAAAAGTATTATtctgtaaaatttaaaacaaaaaaatacattttcatgtTGTGATTCTTTTCGTTTTAGCTGTTTACCTTTTCCTACAACACCTTACtaaaatgaaaagtatttttttgtattttcttttaaaaattattttatattagttacctattttataaaaattattcacttcaaattgaattatatataaaatattatttttgattaaaatctaatctaaaagtgatatatatttttttaaagagaaaacttacaattaagacaaaaataaaattacattctaAAGATTCACTTTCCGTTCACTTTGCccgaaaattaaaattaactgGAGATGTTcctttgtttattttcaattaatgtaCTTACCAATGCGATGCATATGGCTTGTGTTGCGTCTTTTAAAACACTTTGGGCACAACCATTTTGGGCACGAGTGTAGTGTAGCGTGTCCAGGCGGAGATGTAGCGTGTCCTGTTGCGATCATCCACTCGAATGGCGCgatggcaaaagaaaatgatgaggTAGACGACTGAAATGGCTGGGATCcaggagaatttcaaatacaGCAATGGCAAGAGTGAGAGCAGCGAGATAATTTCTCCCAGGTAGTTTGGATGACGTACAACACCCCAGAAGCCAGAGATGATCAGACGCTTATTTTGGTGGGTTGGAATTGTTccaatttctgaaaaaaaaaaaaaaaagtattttttttttagaaaatccttaaaattaaaaaaattaaaaaatctttaaactcACCATCAAATTTTACATGTAGAGGATTCAATCGGtattcatatttaattttgttgctGATTCTCTTCACGATAACACCAGCGAGAAAGAGAACTGCAACAGTGGCAAGAATCCATCTCGGTGGATTAATAATCCTCTGTTCGAGGATAAACTTTGGCAGCATAGAGATCAAAAATGGAAAGGTGGCATATCTTGTCAGCAAAAGTCCTCCAACTCCTTCGTATTGTAAATCGAAAGAACTGGTCAAATGATGTTCATGTAGCAACACATCCAGAAGGTAGAGAATCAGAAGTCCTGAAGCAAGGGCACCAGCTTCATTGAAGCGAATTGTTTCAACGATCGAAACAACTTCCTCCAAAAATGTTATTTCTCCTTCAACGAGCTTCTTCTTCGGTTGAAAATGAACACTTTTGTAGAAGAAAATACCAGCAATGGTGAGCGCTAAGATGGTTGAGATGCGATTTTGGACAAGCTTGATGTCAATGCGATTAAACCAGAGGGGTGTGACTTCTCTGCCGAGGAAAAAGTCCACAAGAGTCTTTCCAGTCTTCCCCTGGGGATTCCACAAGTACTCAGGTGTTCTCTTGGCACGGAGATAGAGGCAGGAAGCCAGAGAAAAGGCATTGAGAATGGCAAGGATGCAAAGCTGGAAGAGGTTCTTGTAGATCAATTCAACAATGGGATATTTGAAGTATTCCGCTGTACATATGGCAATGAATGTAATCAATGCTGTGGCCAATCCATTGAAATAGTAGATATTCTCTCCGCGTTCCGTGAAGATGTTGACAATTCTCCCCAGTGGGAAAGATCCCAAAGTAGCCGCAAGAATTGTGAAGGACACATAAATTCCTGCTAGTTCGTAGTTGATGTAAGTGTCCaacttttgaaattgattCCAATTGGGAAGTTTCACGGGGCATCCTCGTGTGAGACACAGGTACGTGAGAACAAGAGTTAATCCAGGAATAAGGATGAGATAAATTGCAGCTCCAATATTGCCAGCAGCCACGAGTTTATCAGCCAACAAGAGACTTTTGCCTCTCTGAATGTAAGATTTTGCCAAATCATTCCCAAAATCATAGCTTGAATCTTTGCCATAGTCATTTTCATTGTCTGAGAATTCAGCGTGTGAGAAGCGTTCAACACTCTGACTTACAGAACGACTGACACTCCTGTGGGACAATTCCGATGCTGGTGTAAGCGTTCGCGGTTCCTGAGACATTCTTGCAGATAGAACCTTTGCTGCCTTGAGATCAGAATCGGCTCCCGTGGATAGAGTGAGTGTTTTGCTCGTAGACTGAGTTGAGACGGACGAAGTGGATCCCGTTGTCTTTAGTTCCAGCTTTTCCGCTGATTTTGGCGAAACTTGCCCCTTCTTGCGTCCCACCTTTGGCGAAGCAGACGGGGAAGATTTCCTCTTGGTGTCCTCCTTCGAACGCCTCTTCTCATCACGTCGCGGAGATTTCGATGCTTTCCGTCCTTTAGCCGGAGATAGAGAACGCTTCGCTCCGGGGGATCTCCTAGGTGGGTACTTTCTAATTATCTCCGGAGATGGAGAACGCTTCCCGGGTACATATTTCGAACTGCCTTTTCTACTATGGGAATCCGATGAGCCTCGCGTTACACGCTTTTTATCCATCCTTCCtgcaatgaaaaatgttttgggaGGGAATTTTTAGCACAAAACAGGTTATGGCGCCGTGGCGTCTTTGACAAATTGCTTCCCGGAGAGCATTCAACttcattcacaattttcacattagaaagcattattttgcaaaaacctGCTATCGCATTACCTGCTGAAACTTTCAATGAGCCTCTAAAAACACTTTTTAAGCAGAAATATCCACAAAAATACGCAAAACTGATGAAAATGCACAAAACTGACAATCACAAAAAATTTGACGCCGATTTGTACTGCCCTCTAGTGGTACTATGTAAAAGAATGTTACATGACAAACTATAGGAATGTCGTAGAAGATGTCCCATTGATGAATTGAGAATGTCCGAGAGAATGTCTTGTATTCCGCATCTaaacaataaataagaatTGAGGTTATATCCACAGAACAGTTTCTGCACAATTTCTTGTACATAAAAACATCGTAAAATAAAGACTTAATTCCTTGCGAGGACAGCTAAATAAGTAGTTAATTGCATGgtaatttcataaataagtTTATGGTAGACCTTTTTGTACaaatattatgaatatttCTTCAGGTAAAATCTATTAAGAGAGTGTTAGATAAAAGAATGGGCTTCAAGTACCTGCTAATTATTGACTTTGAGTCTACCTGCTGGGAAGGACGAGTTGACCACTTCAACAGATGGGagataattgaatttccagCAGTTCTGCTCAATTTGGAAACAGGTAAAATCGAAAAGGAGTTCCAAAGGTATGTCTTCCCCACGGAGAACCCAAAACTAAGCGCCTTTTGCACAAGACTGACCGGAATAACTCAGGACCAAGTGGACAATGGAGTACCACTCTGCACTTGTTTGATGCTGTTCACCAACTGGGTGAAGGAGATCCTCAATGAGAAGGGGCTTACTTTCCCCAATTGCAATCGGGATAATCTTCATGGCGACATTGCCCTTGCAACCTGGACAAATTGGGATTTGGGACTGTGCCTCCGGCTTGAATGTTCCCGGAAGAGGCTAAAAAAACCATCTTTTTGCAATCAGTGGATCGATATCAAGAAATCATTTGAGGTAAATAATGAATTCTAcgattttcaaatcaattttattcccaaaaattccattttctgcCCTGCAGGATTACTTTGATTATAAGCCAACATCATTCCAAGATGCATTGGATTTTCTTGGCATTGAATTTGTGGGACGACCGCACTGTGGTCTCGACGATTCCCGGAATGAAGCCAAATTGGTGGCATTCATGCACCAGAACGGAGCCACATTTAAGATCACATCTAATTTACTCCCTCCcggcaaaatgaattttatgttttagttGCTAAAATTcctatttatataaattattaaaactaCGTAGTGTCTTGCAatagtgaatttattattttaatttattttcgctATTGAACATGCTCATATTTTGAAGTTTATTAATTACATATTATTCATTGTTGTAACTCTTCACGTGCTGAAAAAAAACGGCCATTATGACGACATTTTCGTACAATTTAGTTCTCTCCTCATATAACTTTGAGAATTCATGAGGTATTTTATGCTATTCACTGCCCAAAGGTGAAATACAACTCGAGCTCTTTGGACAAAATCGCGCTTATGATTGTGTGCTCTCATCGAAACTTTTATGAGCGTGTGCCCCGTACAAGAGAATTTGAGTTGATCATAAGccagataaattttaatttttttggttttattttgagtaatttttaactaaaaggataataaatgaattaaggttatttattaaatattataaaggATTAAGCttagtaaagaattttaattaatttgaaatctaTAAATATGTGATTCAATTCTCAGAGCAACTTTGTTGTCTGCACAAGCGAGTCTTTCGTTTCAATCGAGAGTCTCCTCTATGTACGATAGCTAAAGAAGGggtttctctctttttcttacTCTCTTGAGACAGTGAGAAAGGTAAAGAAGACAAAACGAGCGCCAGGTACAACTTCAATCATTTCCACCTCAATCAGTCATTGAGAGTTTCTTCAGGTGAACACACCGTACTTTTTTGCTGCGCGATCTCGTGAGTGGTGCACCCAAGGAGGAAGCCCACTCTTGTAGACCTGTTGTGTGAGCTATACCATCTCGCAATACATAGTGATCACGTACATAAAAGTGGCAATTAAATGAGAGAGAATTAGTGCAATAAGCGACTGCTTAAATCGGTTGATTGCGCACGAACCGTGGTATCGGTTGAAGCCGCGAACGGCGGAACTGGGTTGTGTACagcaaaattatcaatttgcaTCCTCGATGGAAAGTTGTTGAgtgctcgtttttttttatttacttcttCATAGTTCGTTTATGAAGTTGGaggaaatgtgaattttctctgtggTATATAGGGAAAAGTTAAAGCATATttgagaatttgcaaaaaaaaatagtgagTGTGGTTTTTCTGAGACAAAGAGGGGTGGAAATGATTTTACTAGTAATGTGGTTGAAAGTGTTGGAAGGAAGttagaagaacaaaaaaaaaggaaaaatttttcccagaGACGAAAATAGGCAGCAATAATGTGGCAAAGGAGCTAAAAGAAGCAACTTGTGAAAGAAGAGAGATTTTACATCAAATTATCGCGCCTTGTTCTCTCTTTTTCACACATTTCTTCGACCCTCCCCTCCCCCCTTCTTCGAAGTGATTGCagcaaaattattcaataatcTCGCACACACCAAAAAACGcgaagaaattgtaaaattaattcaacctTTTTCGTCTTAaatgtgattaaaattaaaattatgggATTTCTCTATGAGACTCTTACAATTCTGGTCATCGTCAATTTCTGTGGATTATCTCAGCAGCAGGGTGAGTGTTCCCacattcaattgcaaaaatctATGCCTGATGTTATATATACCCATATGGTATATAGAAATTcaaacgaaataaaaaaaaaacgactcTTTTGTGATATAATCGAAGTCATTTCTTTTTGCACGccgaagaaaatgagatgaaaaaaaaagtacatcgTCGTTCATACCCTAGAAGGTGAATTACTGCAATGTACATTATACGTGAATGATTTACCACTTGCGTAATTCGATAAAATCGGTAACAAATTTCTCAATCATTTCTCACATTGTACTGCTTatatgagaatattttcccCCGCTGACATTTAATCTCGCATAAACTCAAAATTCCAGTCACTACCTATATTCTTTACTTGCTtaatgattaagaaaaaaaaatcttttatttagaGACTTTACAGCGTctagaagaatttttgcgGCAAGGAAAAAACTGTGAGTGTTCTTGAGTGACCAGAAACCATGACACATTCGAGAATGTCGAGATGGTCGTCAAACAGGAAATTCACGTAGCTTTTTGGGATGATCCACGAGATGGGCAAAAAGCtccatatacatattttctccCACTCCGTAAGAGCCCcaataagaaaagaagatgaaaaaaaatacccaagcatatttcatattatttacTCTACACAAGCGAGAGCTTTGCGAGGCAAGAGAGACTTTCAAGTCACTACCATATAGCAGAAAACGTCTTAAAGAGCACACATGCAGACAAGAAATACTTTCCTTTTTGCTCAAGGCCTCCCAGTCACACAAATCCACCTCTCTTTTGATACACAAACACCTTCGAGAGTCGCAGTATTGGTAGCGAATCGCACTGGCTTAAATGGCAAATTTTTACACATGAAAAGTcacccaaaaaatattttagctgatagaaagaataaaagatcaaaattaaattcaaacatacAAAGAAGAGGATGATTAAAGGCAATTAAGATGCCTGCAGAAATCCACCCTGATTGAGAGTCCCCTAAAAGTTGAGAATCTGAAGAAAATTCGCATTATAAGACATTTCAcaagcaaataaaatatcaagtTGCAGATGGCTAATGATGGCAAAAACGAGTTTCTAAGACATTTCAAgctgaagcaaaaaaaatttttgccactCCATGAAGCCCACCACCTTGATTTCTTGTATATTACCGAAGGAgacaagaaatttatttttcatttccagGTTCGTTGCTTTTGCGTTGAAATCTTACGTTTCTAGCCAAGTATTTAAACCTTGCTCACGTACCCGCGCGATTTTTCCACAAGCAGTAGCGACAAAAAGGTGGAGCTTTATTGcgaaaatttttgcaagacAATTTACTCAGTTAATTAAAGGATTTCAAATGCCCCTTAAGCTTAATTTGcactaaaaaagaaatgagggTATGCACGTTGGGTTTCTTTAAATTGCCGCAATATTTATATGGTTGATCCGGTTGgtcaatttcatcaattttgttGCTAGTTAGAAATTATCATCTAACTGGGTGGTTATACATactacaatttaattttagaagcATTATTAGAGTAGAGAATGAAgagattgataaaaaaaatcggaaaatcatcaatttttttccaacaataatattacaaaaaattgaaaaattaatgaaaatttctgtgTAGTGACACAGAATTTGTTTAGGTTTTACTTTTgagatcaaaataaattatttccggGCTaagtattaaaagaaatttaataataaaatcaataaaattgtcaaaccttagaattagaataaataatcaattttttagaaaaaagagtgaaaaaaacgTGAAACGTTCGAAAAGTAACATCCGAATAGTAACAACATAACGACTGCGATccgaattttccacaattgcATTACAAAACAACACAGTCGCTAACTTATTACAGTAACATCACagtttagaaaagaaacgtcaaacgttagaattacataaagaaattgtcaaaaactACATTTTTAAGCAACAGCCATTGATATATTGATAGTTTAGTAATCTTTATTctcttatttgttttcttaagcaaCACTTTTCAGAGATTTCTGTCTCCCCCTtctgaaaatttgaatatttttcaatgaaatcctTCATCTTTTATACTACTTTCCCCTATAGGAAactaaggagaaaaaaaaacatttcaagtaGATATATTGGATTCCGAAAATACTccacaatttatttaacatgTTGTacgtaaaaatatttgaatagaaaccggatatttattatttttactcgttttgtcaatattttaaaatgcagAAGAGCATCTTAGCATTgtcaataattcataaaaaatatatattactagttatataaatacatattgaaagtaattaaatttattgaaaaagaaaaagagaccCAGCAAACACCTTGCAACTTTAACTTTGGAAACTCTGAAGCAACGTTGCAAGAGAGTTTACTTCTTAGTTGCTAAAGTTGCGAATATGGTTGCATGGAAAACGATGCAGTATACTTTATCGCGATGTTGCCAAAgttgcaagattttctttattatttcaataacttgaaaaatttaagtgtttttgcattctaaagtcttttctacaacttctcaaagaataatttatctaa from Lutzomyia longipalpis isolate SR_M1_2022 chromosome 1, ASM2433408v1 encodes:
- the LOC129797270 gene encoding lamin-B receptor produces the protein MDKKRVTRGSSDSHSRKGSSKYVPGKRSPSPEIIRKYPPRRSPGAKRSLSPAKGRKASKSPRRDEKRRSKEDTKRKSSPSASPKVGRKKGQVSPKSAEKLELKTTGSTSSVSTQSTSKTLTLSTGADSDLKAAKVLSARMSQEPRTLTPASELSHRSVSRSVSQSVERFSHAEFSDNENDYGKDSSYDFGNDLAKSYIQRGKSLLLADKLVAAGNIGAAIYLILIPGLTLVLTYLCLTRGCPVKLPNWNQFQKLDTYINYELAGIYVSFTILAATLGSFPLGRIVNIFTERGENIYYFNGLATALITFIAICTAEYFKYPIVELIYKNLFQLCILAILNAFSLASCLYLRAKRTPEYLWNPQGKTGKTLVDFFLGREVTPLWFNRIDIKLVQNRISTILALTIAGIFFYKSVHFQPKKKLVEGEITFLEEVVSIVETIRFNEAGALASGLLILYLLDVLLHEHHLTSSFDLQYEGVGGLLLTRYATFPFLISMLPKFILEQRIINPPRWILATVAVLFLAGVIVKRISNKIKYEYRLNPLHVKFDEIGTIPTHQNKRLIISGFWGVVRHPNYLGEIISLLSLLPLLYLKFSWIPAISVVYLIIFFCHRAIRVDDRNRTRYISAWTRYTTLVPKMVVPKVF
- the LOC129797277 gene encoding ATP synthase subunit s, mitochondrial; translation: MLHTLGIHPALRGTQIKSRSLWQWINIIFNTVDKTRLRKVGPDRLCAEWVLKNGGAVRFLEHPKNLFRDYNMLPPDFRTKLTLKEIDATNSAIMTVGFAHVVGCEKIDKIIITNCKYIDNRGFHHLTSINDSLRSLDITQCTNISDSGLLQLKGLTKLQKLVMKDLPGVKDLPAVEKELRQHLKDCQFQTSHT
- the LOC129797275 gene encoding ERI1 exoribonuclease 2, whose protein sequence is MVKSIKRVLDKRMGFKYLLIIDFESTCWEGRVDHFNRWEIIEFPAVLLNLETGKIEKEFQRYVFPTENPKLSAFCTRLTGITQDQVDNGVPLCTCLMLFTNWVKEILNEKGLTFPNCNRDNLHGDIALATWTNWDLGLCLRLECSRKRLKKPSFCNQWIDIKKSFEDYFDYKPTSFQDALDFLGIEFVGRPHCGLDDSRNEAKLVAFMHQNGATFKITSNLLPPGKMNFMF